A genomic region of Lachnoclostridium edouardi contains the following coding sequences:
- the purB gene encoding adenylosuccinate lyase translates to MNDRYVSPLSERYASREMQYIFSPDMKFRTWRRLWIALAETEKELGLPITEEQIKELKSHADDINYEVAKERERLVRHDVMSHVYAYGQQCPEAKGIIHLGATSCYVGDNTDIIIMKEALKLVRKKLINVMAELSKFADQYKNQPTLAFTHFQPAQPTTVGKRATLWLQELCLDLEDLDHVMNSLKLLGSKGTTGTQASFLELFDGDHEKCRQADQMIAEKMGFAECYPVSGQTYSRKIDTKVVNVLAGIAQSAHKFSNDIRLLQHLKEVEEPFEKTQIGSSAMAYKRNPMRSERIASLANYVMADVMNPMLVSATQWFERTLDDSANKRLSVPEGFLTVDGILDLYLNVVDGLVVYPKVIEKHLMAELPFMATENIMMDAVKAGGDRQELHEKIRTLSMEAGRNVKELGKDNNLLELIAADPAFGLTLEELNKTMEPLRYVGRAPKQVEEFLSQVINPILNDNKDILGMTAEINV, encoded by the coding sequence ATGAACGACAGATATGTAAGTCCATTATCAGAGCGCTATGCAAGCAGGGAGATGCAGTATATTTTTTCTCCTGACATGAAATTCAGAACATGGAGAAGACTTTGGATAGCTTTAGCTGAGACAGAAAAAGAACTGGGACTGCCTATTACAGAGGAGCAGATAAAAGAACTGAAAAGCCATGCAGACGACATTAACTATGAAGTGGCAAAAGAAAGAGAGCGCTTAGTGCGCCACGACGTAATGTCCCACGTGTACGCTTACGGACAGCAGTGTCCTGAGGCAAAGGGCATCATCCATCTGGGAGCTACATCCTGTTATGTAGGAGACAACACAGATATTATTATTATGAAGGAAGCCTTAAAGCTGGTGAGAAAAAAGCTGATCAATGTAATGGCCGAGCTGTCTAAATTTGCAGACCAGTATAAAAATCAGCCCACTTTGGCATTTACTCATTTTCAGCCGGCACAGCCTACTACAGTGGGAAAAAGAGCTACATTATGGCTTCAGGAGCTGTGCTTAGATTTAGAAGATCTGGACCACGTAATGAATTCCTTAAAGCTTTTAGGCTCAAAAGGAACTACAGGAACGCAGGCCAGCTTTTTAGAGTTGTTTGACGGTGATCACGAAAAATGCCGCCAGGCAGATCAAATGATTGCAGAAAAAATGGGATTTGCAGAGTGCTATCCAGTGTCAGGCCAGACCTACTCCAGGAAAATAGATACAAAGGTTGTGAATGTGCTGGCCGGCATTGCTCAAAGCGCTCACAAGTTTTCCAATGATATCCGTCTCCTTCAGCATTTAAAGGAGGTGGAGGAGCCTTTTGAAAAAACTCAGATCGGTTCTTCCGCTATGGCTTACAAGAGAAACCCAATGAGAAGCGAGCGCATTGCCTCTCTTGCCAATTATGTAATGGCAGATGTGATGAACCCTATGCTGGTGTCTGCTACTCAGTGGTTTGAAAGAACCTTAGATGACTCTGCCAATAAAAGGTTAAGCGTTCCAGAAGGCTTTCTGACTGTGGACGGCATTTTAGACTTATACTTAAATGTAGTGGACGGCTTAGTCGTATATCCTAAGGTTATTGAAAAGCATCTTATGGCCGAGCTGCCATTTATGGCTACAGAAAATATTATGATGGATGCAGTAAAGGCGGGAGGCGACAGACAGGAACTTCACGAGAAAATCCGTACCCTTTCCATGGAAGCAGGCAGAAATGTGAAGGAATTAGGAAAGGACAACAACCTGTTAGAGCTGATTGCCGCAGATCCTGCTTTTGGACTGACCTTAGAAGAATTGAATAAAACTATGGAGCCTCTCAGATATGTGGGACGGGCGCCAAAGCAGGTAGAAGAGTTCCTTTCTCAGGTTATAAATCCTATTTTAAATGACAACAAAGATATCCTGGGTATGACGGCTGAAATTAATGTTTAG
- the purC gene encoding phosphoribosylaminoimidazolesuccinocarboxamide synthase: protein MEKKELLYEGKAKKVYTTEDPDVLIVDYKDDATAFNGLKKGTIVGKGAINNRMTNHIFKLLEKKGVPTHLVEELSDRETAVKKVEIVPLEVIIRNFSAGSFAKKMGMEEGIKFSQPTLEFSYKNDDLGDPFINKYYALALDLATEEEIEDITKYAFIVNDVMREYFDSLGIELIDFKIEFGRYHGKIILADEVSPDTCRLWDKETHEKLDKDRFRRDLGNVEDAYQEVFRRLGIQ, encoded by the coding sequence ATGGAAAAGAAAGAATTACTGTACGAAGGTAAGGCAAAAAAGGTTTATACTACAGAAGATCCTGATGTATTAATCGTAGATTATAAAGACGACGCCACAGCATTTAACGGTTTAAAGAAAGGCACCATTGTTGGAAAAGGCGCCATTAACAATCGTATGACCAACCATATTTTCAAGCTTTTAGAGAAAAAGGGAGTGCCTACTCATCTGGTTGAGGAATTAAGCGACAGAGAGACAGCTGTAAAAAAAGTGGAGATCGTTCCTCTGGAAGTAATCATCAGAAACTTTTCTGCAGGCAGCTTTGCAAAAAAAATGGGTATGGAGGAAGGCATAAAGTTTTCCCAGCCAACTTTAGAGTTCAGCTATAAGAACGACGACTTAGGCGACCCATTTATTAACAAATACTACGCTTTAGCTTTAGATCTGGCTACAGAAGAAGAGATCGAGGATATTACAAAGTATGCTTTCATTGTAAATGACGTAATGAGAGAATATTTTGACAGCCTGGGTATTGAGCTGATCGACTTTAAGATTGAGTTCGGCCGTTACCATGGAAAGATTATTCTGGCCGACGAGGTTTCCCCTGATACATGCAGACTGTGGGACAAGGAGACACACGAGAAGCTGGATAAAGACCGTTTCCGCAGAGATTTAGGAAATGTAGAAGATGCGTACCAGGAAGTGTTCAGACGTCTTGGAATTCAGTAG
- a CDS encoding M20/M25/M40 family metallo-hydrolase: MNKERLLQTFLEYVQINSETRNEKEMCDKVRKDLEDLGLEVDFDFIGDKFGSNGYNIYAYLKGDETLEPVMLSAHLDTVVPGNHIEPYVEDGMIRSKGDSMILAADDKAGISGVMEALRTVKEEGIKTRPVEIFFSVGEECGLHGAKHADYSKLKSKMGIVLDMNGDIGTTCYTCPGQTNFNFEIFGKPAHAGIAPETGISAILAAAEGIANMKLLRVDSETTANIGTFKAEGPTNIVSPYANVIAEARSTDLNKLEEQGRQMIAAMQAACDKYGAELKYTTARAYNPYKVTPEDPVCVLLEKCYKALDCPVRYVASGGGCDSNIHNEHGIQSVGIGIGMQNAHTANECIAVEQLNKTALLVLELMKA, encoded by the coding sequence ATGAATAAAGAACGATTATTACAAACATTTCTGGAGTATGTACAGATTAACAGTGAAACCAGAAATGAAAAAGAAATGTGCGACAAAGTGAGAAAGGATCTGGAGGATCTGGGTCTGGAAGTAGATTTTGATTTTATAGGGGATAAATTCGGATCTAACGGATACAATATTTACGCTTATTTAAAAGGTGACGAAACCTTAGAGCCAGTGATGCTCAGCGCTCATTTAGATACTGTAGTTCCGGGAAATCATATTGAGCCTTATGTGGAGGACGGCATGATCCGCAGCAAAGGAGACTCTATGATTTTAGCTGCAGATGACAAAGCAGGCATCAGCGGGGTTATGGAAGCTTTGCGCACAGTAAAAGAAGAAGGCATAAAAACAAGACCTGTAGAGATTTTCTTCAGCGTAGGGGAGGAGTGCGGCCTTCACGGAGCCAAACATGCAGATTACTCTAAGCTGAAAAGCAAAATGGGTATTGTATTAGATATGAACGGAGACATTGGAACTACATGCTATACATGTCCAGGTCAGACTAACTTTAACTTTGAAATTTTCGGCAAGCCGGCTCATGCAGGCATTGCTCCTGAAACTGGAATAAGCGCCATATTAGCCGCCGCAGAAGGCATTGCCAATATGAAGCTGCTTAGAGTTGACAGCGAGACTACCGCCAACATAGGCACATTTAAAGCAGAAGGTCCTACTAATATTGTATCTCCATATGCAAACGTAATTGCAGAGGCCCGCAGCACAGATTTAAATAAGCTGGAGGAGCAAGGCAGGCAGATGATAGCCGCTATGCAGGCAGCCTGCGACAAATACGGAGCAGAGCTAAAATACACTACTGCCAGAGCTTATAACCCATATAAAGTAACTCCGGAAGATCCAGTGTGCGTGCTTCTGGAAAAATGTTATAAAGCATTAGACTGCCCAGTGCGGTATGTAGCTTCCGGCGGCGGTTGCGACAGCAACATTCACAATGAACATGGAATTCAGTCTGTGGGAATCGGCATCGGTATGCAGAACGCCCACACAGCCAATGAGTGCATCGCCGTAGAGCAGCTGAACAAAACAGCTCTCTTAGTATTGGAACTGATGAAAGCATGA
- the dapB gene encoding 4-hydroxy-tetrahydrodipicolinate reductase gives MVKILMHGCNGAMGQVISSIVQQDKDAQITAGVDITGVQKNDYPVFTSLEDCKEEVDVIIDFASAKAVDHLLDYSKEHKIPVVLCTTGLSEEQIKKVGETSKETAVLRSANMSLGINLLLKIVQEAAKILAAADFDIEIVEKHHNQKIDAPSGTALALADSINDALDQAYHYKYDRSAERVKRDKKEIGIQAVRGGSIVGEHDVIFAGRDEVITFQHTAYSKAIFGKGAVAAAKFLKGKEPGLYNMSHVIG, from the coding sequence ATGGTAAAGATTTTAATGCACGGCTGCAACGGAGCCATGGGACAGGTGATTTCTTCAATTGTTCAGCAGGATAAAGACGCTCAGATTACAGCCGGCGTAGATATTACGGGAGTGCAGAAAAATGATTATCCTGTTTTTACTTCCCTGGAGGATTGTAAAGAAGAGGTAGACGTAATTATTGATTTCGCTTCTGCTAAAGCAGTGGACCATCTTTTAGACTACAGCAAAGAACACAAAATTCCGGTGGTGCTTTGTACTACAGGTCTTTCTGAGGAACAGATCAAAAAGGTGGGGGAGACCAGTAAAGAAACAGCTGTGCTCCGGTCCGCCAACATGTCTCTTGGAATTAATCTGCTTTTGAAAATCGTGCAGGAAGCTGCCAAAATCTTAGCTGCCGCAGATTTTGATATTGAGATAGTAGAAAAGCATCACAATCAGAAAATAGATGCTCCCAGCGGCACAGCCTTGGCCCTGGCAGACTCAATAAACGATGCCTTAGATCAGGCATATCACTATAAATACGACCGTTCTGCAGAACGTGTAAAAAGAGATAAAAAGGAAATAGGCATTCAGGCTGTACGGGGCGGCTCCATAGTGGGAGAGCACGACGTGATTTTTGCCGGAAGAGACGAGGTAATCACCTTCCAGCACACAGCATACTCAAAAGCTATTTTCGGAAAAGGCGCCGTTGCGGCAGCCAAATTTTTAAAAGGCAAAGAACCTGGACTTTACAATATGTCCCATGTAATCGGGTAA
- the dapA gene encoding 4-hydroxy-tetrahydrodipicolinate synthase, with protein sequence MAIFEGSGVALATPFYENGEINYDVLKDLVEEQIAGGTDCIVACGTTAEASTMTHEEHIEVIRFVCEVVNKRIPVVAGTGSNCTETAIYLSQEAEKAGADGILVVSPYYNKATQKGLIRHFTAVADSVKIPVLLYNIPGRTGVNIEPETIVYLCKNVENIVGVKEASGNFSKIASLMSMAEGCVDVYSGNDDQIVPLMALGGKGVISVLANIAPKQTHHICQSYLDGDVQTSAKLQLQAIPLVNELFCEVNPIPVKAAMNLMGKKTGPMRLPLTDMEPENQEKLKKQMEAYGLL encoded by the coding sequence ATGGCAATTTTTGAAGGATCAGGAGTAGCTTTAGCGACGCCATTTTATGAAAATGGAGAAATTAACTATGATGTATTAAAGGATTTGGTGGAGGAACAGATTGCAGGAGGCACTGATTGTATTGTTGCCTGCGGCACCACTGCAGAGGCGTCCACAATGACTCACGAGGAGCATATTGAAGTAATCCGCTTTGTATGTGAAGTGGTAAATAAAAGAATTCCTGTAGTTGCAGGAACTGGTTCTAACTGCACAGAGACGGCTATTTATTTATCACAGGAAGCAGAAAAAGCAGGCGCAGACGGGATTTTAGTAGTTTCCCCTTATTATAATAAGGCTACTCAGAAGGGATTAATCCGCCATTTCACAGCTGTTGCAGACTCTGTAAAGATTCCTGTGCTCCTTTATAACATTCCAGGCAGAACAGGAGTGAACATTGAGCCGGAGACAATTGTTTACCTTTGCAAAAATGTAGAAAACATTGTAGGAGTAAAGGAAGCCAGCGGAAACTTTTCTAAAATTGCGTCTCTGATGAGCATGGCTGAGGGCTGCGTAGACGTGTACTCTGGAAACGACGATCAGATTGTGCCTCTGATGGCATTAGGGGGAAAAGGCGTTATTTCCGTGCTGGCTAATATAGCTCCAAAACAGACCCACCACATTTGCCAGTCTTATTTAGACGGGGATGTACAGACAAGCGCAAAGCTTCAGCTGCAGGCCATTCCTTTAGTAAATGAATTATTCTGCGAGGTAAACCCTATTCCTGTAAAAGCGGCGATGAATCTTATGGGCAAAAAAACAGGTCCTATGCGCCTGCCTCTTACAGACATGGAGCCTGAAAATCAGGAGAAACTGAAAAAGCAGATGGAAGCTTACGGGTTGCTGTAA
- a CDS encoding cob(I)yrinic acid a,c-diamide adenosyltransferase, which produces MNKGTVQVIYGPGKGKTAAALGYAVQSLDCQKTAIVIQFMKGNLESQENSILKRLEPELKIFRFEKLAACFKDLTEQERQEEAINMKNGVNFANKVLTTGECDILILDEVLGLLDCQIITPSDLRQMISNKADETELILTGQSLPDGFEDILDEIYRIDNVKVDKVNK; this is translated from the coding sequence ATGAATAAAGGAACGGTTCAGGTCATATACGGACCTGGTAAAGGGAAAACTGCAGCAGCTCTGGGATATGCAGTACAGTCGCTGGACTGCCAGAAAACTGCCATTGTAATACAATTTATGAAGGGAAATCTGGAAAGCCAGGAGAACAGCATTTTAAAACGTCTGGAGCCAGAATTAAAAATATTTCGTTTTGAAAAGCTGGCAGCCTGCTTTAAGGATCTGACGGAGCAGGAACGCCAGGAGGAAGCGATTAACATGAAAAACGGCGTCAACTTTGCCAACAAGGTTCTGACTACAGGAGAGTGCGATATACTGATTTTAGACGAGGTTTTAGGCCTTTTAGACTGTCAGATTATTACTCCTTCTGATCTGCGGCAGATGATCAGCAATAAGGCTGATGAAACTGAACTGATTCTTACAGGTCAAAGCCTTCCTGATGGGTTTGAAGATATTCTGGATGAAATTTACAGAATTGATAATGTAAAAGTTGACAAGGTAAATAAATGA
- a CDS encoding single-stranded DNA-binding protein: MSEKVIENNKVSIIGKIASGFTFSHEVFGEGFYVVDVAVNRLSDQVDVIPLMISERLLDVNEDYIGSTVEAIGQFRSYNRHEGTKNRLVLSIFVREINFLEEFTDYTKTNQIYLDGYICKEPIYRKTPLGREIADLLLAVNRPYGKSDYIPCISWGRNARYASAFQVGTRVRIWGRVQSREYTKKLNETQCEKRIAYEVSVSKLECVDQEEQAEA; the protein is encoded by the coding sequence ATGTCAGAAAAAGTAATTGAAAACAACAAGGTGAGCATAATTGGAAAGATTGCATCAGGATTTACATTCAGCCATGAGGTGTTTGGAGAAGGGTTTTATGTAGTGGATGTAGCTGTAAACCGTCTCAGCGATCAGGTTGATGTGATTCCCCTGATGATTTCTGAAAGACTTTTGGATGTAAACGAGGATTACATAGGCAGCACAGTGGAGGCCATTGGACAGTTTCGCTCCTACAACCGCCATGAAGGCACGAAAAACCGCTTAGTTTTATCTATTTTTGTCAGGGAGATAAATTTCCTGGAAGAATTTACAGATTATACAAAAACAAATCAAATTTACCTGGACGGATATATTTGCAAGGAGCCTATTTACAGAAAAACTCCTTTAGGCAGAGAGATCGCCGATCTTTTGCTGGCCGTAAACCGTCCATATGGAAAATCCGATTATATTCCATGTATTTCCTGGGGCAGAAACGCCAGATACGCCTCTGCTTTCCAGGTTGGCACCAGGGTGAGAATCTGGGGAAGAGTTCAAAGCAGAGAATATACGAAAAAGTTAAACGAAACCCAGTGTGAAAAAAGGATTGCATATGAGGTGTCTGTCAGCAAACTGGAATGCGTAGACCAGGAGGAACAGGCAGAAGCATAA
- a CDS encoding PolC-type DNA polymerase III, translating into MAKKFLDVFPDLHITDEMNQLLNLVEVEKVTSTRDRSILRIYIVSPRLIHKQNIYALEKGIREQLFPGKRISIKILEKYKLSGQYTPEKLLKVYRDSLLMELKNYSIIEYNIFRKTRYGFPHPDVLKMTVENTMVNKEKTGELKRILEKVFYERCGLPVEVQYEYVEPEKVKKEEPNMQWAPSPVSRPDIKQQAEQPPFTPDNSGADKKGEAKRDNKDNKKEFKKDYKKSYKRSDNPDVIYGRDFEDEIVEIDKIDGEVGEVVLRGKIIRKEFRELRSGRTLVIFDLTDFTDTMTVKLFPKEDFVEEVKAVISDNTFIKIKGVTTIDKFDGELTLGSIVGIKKCEDFTGKRLDNSREKRVELHCHTKMSDMDGVSEVKDMIKRAKKWGMPAIAVTDHGCVQSFPDASHALDKGDTFKVLYGVEGYLVDDTKQLVDNPAGQTFDHTYVVFDLETTGLSPVKNKIIEIGAVRVEKGQITDKFSTFVNPEIPIPFEIEKLTSINDDMVIHAPVIEQILPEFLEFAKGAVLVGHNAAFDVSFVAENCRLQGIPFAPTVVDTVTLAQQLLPGLNRFKLDTVAKALNISLKNHHRAVDDAGATAEIFVKFLEMLKARDINDLDTLNNMSKITVDIIRKMPTHHVIILAKNDIGRVNLYRLVSLSHLEYFARRPRIPKSILEKYREGLIIGSACEAGELYQALLRGASQVEITRLVNFYDYLEIQPLGNNAFMLRDEKSTVKTQEDLIAINKRIVELGDEFNKPVCATCDVHFLDPSDEVYRRIIMAGQGFKDSDDQAPLYLRTTEEMLEEFQYLGSDKAYEVVVTNTRKIADMCENISPVRPDKCPPVIPESDKSLRKICYDRAHEIYGDNLPDIVVERLERELNSIISNGFAVMYIIAQKLVWKSNEDGYLVGSRGSVGSSLVATMSGITEVNPLSPHYYCPSCHYYDFDSEDVKKFSGMAGCDMPDKLCPVCGNPLKKDGFDIPFETFLGFKGDKEPDIDLNFSGEYQSKAHDYTEVIFGKGQTFRAGTIGTLADKTAYGYVKNYYEEHGVRKRACEINRIVQGCVGVRRTTGQHPGGIIVLPLGEEIYSFTPVQHPANDMTTSTVTTHFDYHSIDHNLLKLDILGHDDPTMIRMLQDLTGLDPVKDIPLDCKEVMSLFQSTKALGIEPEDIGGCPLGALGVPEFGTDFAMQMLIDTKPKYFSDLVRIAGLAHGTDVWLGNAQTLIQEGKATIQTAICTRDDIMIYLIQKGLEEGLSFTIMESVRKGKGLKEDWEAEMTKHGVPDWYIWSCKKIKYMFPKAHAAAYVMMAWRIAYCKVFYPLAYYAAFFSIRASAFSYEIMCQGRDKLEYHLADYKKRADTLSKKEQDTLRDMRIVQEMYARGFEFLPIDIYKAQARNFQIIDGKLMPSFSSIDGLGEKAADAIVDAVADGPFLSREDFRNRSKVSKTICELMGDMGLLGGLPESNQLSLFDI; encoded by the coding sequence ATGGCAAAAAAGTTTTTAGATGTATTTCCTGATTTACATATTACAGACGAAATGAATCAGCTTCTGAATCTGGTAGAGGTGGAAAAAGTCACCTCCACCAGGGACAGGAGCATTTTGCGTATATACATTGTCAGTCCCCGTTTAATTCACAAGCAAAATATTTATGCACTGGAAAAGGGGATACGGGAACAGCTTTTTCCGGGAAAAAGGATTTCTATAAAGATTTTGGAAAAGTATAAGCTGTCCGGCCAGTATACCCCTGAAAAGCTGTTGAAGGTGTACAGAGACAGCCTTTTAATGGAGCTGAAAAATTATAGTATTATTGAATATAATATTTTCAGGAAAACCAGATACGGTTTTCCCCATCCTGACGTATTAAAAATGACAGTGGAAAATACCATGGTCAACAAGGAGAAAACAGGGGAGCTGAAGCGGATTCTGGAAAAGGTTTTCTATGAAAGATGCGGACTTCCTGTGGAGGTTCAGTATGAATATGTAGAACCGGAAAAGGTGAAAAAAGAGGAGCCTAACATGCAGTGGGCTCCATCGCCGGTTAGCCGCCCTGATATAAAACAGCAGGCAGAACAGCCGCCCTTTACTCCGGATAATTCCGGGGCTGATAAAAAGGGGGAGGCAAAGCGGGACAATAAGGACAATAAAAAAGAATTTAAAAAGGATTACAAAAAATCATATAAACGTTCAGACAACCCGGATGTAATTTATGGCAGAGATTTTGAGGACGAAATTGTAGAAATAGATAAAATAGACGGAGAAGTAGGAGAGGTAGTTCTCAGAGGAAAAATTATCAGAAAGGAATTCAGGGAGCTGAGAAGCGGCCGCACCCTGGTGATCTTTGACCTTACAGACTTTACTGACACAATGACGGTAAAGTTGTTTCCAAAAGAAGATTTTGTAGAAGAGGTAAAGGCCGTTATAAGCGACAACACCTTTATTAAAATTAAAGGCGTTACCACCATAGATAAATTTGACGGAGAGTTAACATTAGGGTCTATAGTGGGAATCAAAAAATGCGAGGATTTTACAGGGAAAAGGCTGGACAACAGCAGGGAAAAGCGGGTAGAGCTGCACTGCCACACGAAAATGAGCGATATGGACGGGGTTTCTGAGGTTAAGGACATGATTAAAAGGGCGAAAAAGTGGGGGATGCCGGCGATTGCTGTGACAGACCACGGCTGCGTTCAGTCCTTTCCCGACGCCAGTCATGCCCTGGATAAGGGAGATACATTTAAAGTCCTTTACGGCGTAGAGGGATATTTAGTAGACGACACCAAGCAGCTGGTGGACAATCCTGCCGGTCAGACCTTTGACCATACTTATGTTGTTTTTGATTTGGAGACAACAGGATTAAGCCCTGTAAAGAATAAAATCATTGAAATTGGAGCTGTGCGGGTGGAAAAAGGGCAGATTACAGACAAGTTCAGCACCTTTGTAAACCCGGAAATTCCTATTCCATTTGAAATTGAAAAGCTGACCAGCATAAACGACGACATGGTGATTCACGCTCCTGTAATAGAACAAATTCTGCCGGAATTTTTGGAATTTGCAAAAGGGGCTGTTTTAGTAGGCCACAACGCAGCTTTTGACGTTAGCTTTGTGGCGGAAAACTGCAGACTTCAGGGAATTCCCTTTGCGCCTACAGTGGTAGACACTGTAACCTTGGCTCAGCAGCTTTTGCCTGGATTAAACAGATTTAAGCTGGATACTGTGGCAAAGGCGTTAAACATTTCTCTGAAAAACCATCACAGGGCAGTGGACGACGCAGGGGCTACTGCGGAAATATTTGTAAAGTTTCTGGAGATGCTGAAGGCCAGAGATATAAATGATTTAGATACCTTAAATAATATGAGCAAGATTACGGTGGACATTATCAGAAAAATGCCTACTCACCATGTGATTATTCTGGCTAAAAATGATATTGGAAGAGTGAATCTTTACCGTTTAGTATCTTTGTCCCACTTAGAATACTTTGCAAGAAGGCCCAGAATTCCTAAAAGTATTTTAGAAAAATACAGGGAGGGGCTGATTATAGGCTCGGCCTGCGAGGCAGGAGAACTGTATCAGGCTCTGCTCAGGGGAGCCTCCCAGGTGGAAATTACAAGGCTTGTTAACTTTTATGATTACCTGGAAATCCAGCCTTTAGGAAACAATGCTTTTATGCTGAGGGATGAAAAAAGCACAGTAAAAACCCAGGAGGACTTAATTGCTATTAATAAACGGATTGTGGAGCTGGGGGATGAATTTAATAAGCCTGTCTGCGCCACCTGCGACGTTCATTTTCTGGACCCGTCAGACGAGGTGTACAGAAGGATTATTATGGCCGGTCAGGGCTTTAAAGACAGCGACGACCAGGCGCCTTTATATTTAAGAACTACTGAGGAGATGCTGGAGGAATTTCAGTATTTAGGCTCAGACAAGGCTTATGAAGTAGTAGTAACCAACACCAGAAAAATCGCGGATATGTGCGAAAATATTTCTCCTGTGCGGCCGGACAAGTGCCCTCCCGTGATTCCTGAATCTGATAAATCTTTAAGAAAAATCTGCTACGACAGGGCCCATGAAATATACGGGGACAATCTGCCTGATATAGTGGTAGAGCGGCTGGAAAGAGAGCTGAATTCCATTATCAGCAACGGCTTTGCCGTAATGTATATTATTGCTCAGAAGCTGGTGTGGAAATCTAATGAGGACGGATATCTGGTAGGCTCCAGAGGATCTGTAGGTTCTTCCTTGGTGGCCACCATGTCGGGTATTACAGAGGTAAATCCGTTGAGCCCTCATTATTACTGTCCTTCCTGTCATTATTATGATTTTGATTCAGAGGATGTAAAAAAATTCAGCGGTATGGCAGGCTGCGATATGCCGGATAAACTATGTCCTGTGTGTGGAAATCCGTTGAAAAAGGACGGATTTGACATTCCATTTGAAACCTTCCTGGGATTTAAAGGAGATAAAGAGCCGGATATTGACTTGAATTTTTCTGGAGAATATCAAAGTAAAGCCCATGATTATACAGAAGTAATATTTGGAAAAGGCCAGACCTTCCGGGCCGGCACCATTGGCACACTGGCAGATAAAACAGCTTACGGATACGTAAAAAATTATTATGAGGAGCACGGGGTGAGAAAGCGTGCCTGTGAAATTAACAGAATCGTCCAGGGTTGCGTAGGGGTCAGAAGAACTACAGGCCAGCATCCTGGAGGCATTATCGTGCTGCCTTTAGGCGAGGAAATCTATTCCTTTACCCCTGTTCAGCATCCTGCCAATGATATGACTACCTCCACAGTCACCACTCATTTTGATTATCACTCCATTGACCACAACCTGCTGAAACTGGACATTCTGGGCCATGATGATCCCACTATGATTCGTATGCTTCAGGATTTAACAGGCCTGGACCCGGTAAAGGACATTCCTTTAGACTGTAAAGAGGTTATGAGCCTGTTTCAAAGCACAAAGGCATTGGGGATAGAGCCTGAGGATATTGGCGGCTGCCCTCTTGGGGCCTTAGGCGTGCCGGAATTTGGCACTGATTTTGCCATGCAGATGTTAATTGACACAAAGCCTAAATATTTTTCCGATTTAGTGCGTATTGCCGGCCTGGCTCACGGCACGGACGTGTGGCTGGGAAACGCCCAGACCTTAATTCAGGAAGGAAAGGCCACCATTCAGACTGCCATCTGTACCCGAGACGACATTATGATTTACTTAATTCAAAAAGGATTAGAGGAAGGCCTGTCCTTTACCATTATGGAAAGCGTGAGAAAGGGAAAGGGGCTGAAGGAGGACTGGGAAGCTGAAATGACAAAGCACGGCGTGCCCGACTGGTATATTTGGTCCTGCAAGAAAATTAAGTACATGTTCCCTAAGGCCCACGCGGCAGCTTACGTTATGATGGCCTGGAGAATTGCTTACTGTAAAGTATTTTATCCCCTGGCCTACTACGCTGCGTTTTTCAGTATCAGGGCCAGCGCCTTTTCCTATGAAATTATGTGCCAGGGACGGGACAAATTGGAATATCACCTGGCAGATTACAAGAAAAGAGCAGACACTCTTTCAAAAAAAGAGCAGGACACTTTAAGGGACATGAGGATTGTCCAGGAAATGTATGCCAGAGGCTTTGAATTTCTGCCTATAGACATTTATAAGGCCCAGGCCAGAAACTTCCAGATTATAGACGGAAAGCTGATGCCCTCCTTCAGCAGTATTGACGGGCTGGGGGAGAAGGCGGCAGATGCCATTGTGGACGCAGTGGCCGACGGACCCTTCCTTTCCAGAGAAGATTTTAGAAACAGATCAAAGGTCAGCAAAACAATTTGTGAATTAATGGGAGATATGGGACTTTTAGGCGGGCTTCCTGAGTCTAATCAGCTTTCCCTTTTCGACATATAA